The Fusarium falciforme chromosome 10, complete sequence DNA segment CAGTCACACACACCTTGCAACCTTCAGCCTAGTATGGCATTCACTGCGCCTCCACCAACGTACGATTCTCGAAGAACGCAGCCCCTGTTTAGAAATTGTAGGCAGCAAGATAACCCGCCCCTTCGTTTCATTGACCCAACACTGATTTGTCTGCCAGTCCTTCACTCTGGGCTGAGGCTGTTCCACAAGACCCAACCCAATACCTGGATTCAGCCCTCCTTGTCGACATGTCCCCTCGCACGATTGGCCTCAGAGTCTACTGACCAAAACCTTCACCCAGGCATCACGTCAACTCCTCTTTGATCTACCTGACTTTCAACTCGCAGCCGTGGCTATCTACCGCGGACAAGGTTCGCTTGTTGGAGTGGAAGATTCGGCTAGATCTTGTGCAGTATACCGCTCGGGGCTATCCTACCATTTCATTGGAAAGCATTGAGCCTTATGTCCCCAAGCAGCCGTCCGATGAATCTGTTAGAGGTGAGTAAAAAATCAATATGAAGACTTCTAAATTGCTCTGTATCTAGTGTGGCATCTGACTTCCAATCTTAGAAATCGGCATGAGGGTCTACGACTTTGGGGATGACGGCCATGCAATCAAACAAGCACGGGCTACGGCTGTATGCCACGAGCTGATGGAGGAGTACAAGGACAAGTCATGGGCAGTCTTGAAGGACGAGTCGGTTTGGAACAAGATTCAACACATGGTGGCTGATGCTGTCGAAGGACCTGGCGTGTTATACGTCCGTTCCACTGGCTTTGATGAGGCCTGGAAGGTAAATATTCCTGGGCTCCAACCTATGTACGTATGTTGACATTAATGCAAGGATGTCCCTGGCCAAGACTCACCGAAGAGATCTCCTACCCTTCTGTGCGCTCTACAGACTGGAAGTGGTAGCTCACCAGAAGCTCTTAAAACCATACTCTCAGTAGTTTCAACTATTAGCCTAGAGTTTCCTTTGATACTAACTCGGTGACGGAATTGTATCATAAAGTTGATGCTCTTCAGTCATAGGGGAATATCGAAATAAGCCCATAGCGTTGAGTCAATATGGTATCTTGGAGACGACGGTGATATTATATTTGTGACTGCAATCTAGCATATCCTTATTACTAACACACGTAATTGGTATTTAACCTATACTCTTACGTGAGACCAATATCTGAGAAGCTCAAACTAATGCATATATCTCCAGGTCAACGCCTTGTCGCCCTTGGCCGAGAGTTCCTCAGGAGAGTATTGATTGTGTTCGCCTCGAGCCATCTTTCGCTCACGGCTCTTGTTGATGCGATCGTAGCCCACGATGAGGATCAGAGCGGCAATGATACCAGCGCTGATGAAACCAAGTTCCAAGCCGTGTCCAAGAATGTAGCGAGGACCATCCTTTTGTCGGTAAAAGTTTGCAGCCATGGCCTATAGAAGGTTAGTGGTTGAAATATTGTTGTTCGCGTGTAAACTTACGCCTCCGAGGTTGCCGACTCCGATTTGAATAGCCATACCAACGCTTCGCTTGTAACTTCCTGCAAGGTTGTTGGCCAGCCAGGTGATGACACCTGGGAAAGCTGGGTAGATGGCACAGGCCGCGATAAAGACACCGCCGTAGACGACCTTGGGGTTGCTGGTAGAAATACACCTGAGAAAGTGTCAGCTCTGGGCTTTGAATGTTCAGGGGAAAACTCACATTGAGAAGCCGACAATCATGATGCAGAGGAACACGACGATGAATGGGCTTCGCTTTCCGACTCGGTCTGATGTCCAAGCGACGATGACGGCAAGGATTGCGGCCGTGATGTAGATGGGAACAGTCATGAGTTGAGAGTGGCTCGAGGTGTAGCCGAGGTTGCGAATGATCGTTGGGAGGAAAAGGCTGATGCCGTAGAGAGGGCACACAATCTGAAACTAGTTAGTTTAACCCATTATCAAAGGTAGAGCTGCCACTTACGCCCCAGTAGACAAAGATGTTGACCCAGATCTGCCAATCCTTGAAAGCACTCCAGACATACTCCCACCTAAACTCATCCGTCTGAGCAACCCGCGTGTGAgtaccctcctcctcgctcgtAGCCTGTCTCTGACCCTGATACTTGAGCCGGAAGACGACAAAGGCacgctcctcctcggtcaGGAATTTCGCAGTCTCGGGAAAATCGTAGAGGGCGTAAAAGGCCCAgagggcgacgaggacggTGACCATGCCCTCGAGGATAAAGATCCAGCGCCAGCCTTCGAGGCCGCCGACGCCGTCCATCTTGGCGATCGCAAAGGCGAGGAGACCGCTGAAGGCGCCGGCGATGGAGGCagctgagaagaagagggcttGGCGGAATTGGATCTCGTGTCGGCAGTACCACATGGTGAGATAGTACTATAGAGAAATTAGCGGCtaagatggagatgaggaagatgcaAACTTACTGCGACTCCAGGGAACAGACCAGCCTCTGTCAGTCCGAGAAAGATGCGAGCGACGAGAAGACCGTGGTAATTCTTGACGATACCCATAAGTGTCATCACAACGCCCCAAGCCACCATGATGGTGGGTAGCCAAACGCTGGGacggagcttcttgaggaggaggttcgAGGGCACTTCGAAGGCGGCGtaggtgaagaagaagactgtGAGGCACCAGTTGTACTGGTCGGGCGTCATGTTGAGGTCCTCCTGAAGGCCTTCGATCTTGGCATTTCCAATGTTTCCACCTGAGAGAGTGCGTTTTAGTGGTGAGTTgcggtggtgttgagggTCGACTTACGGTCGAGAAATGAGAGGAGGTAGAGAAGCGCAAGCATGGGGATCAACCGCATATCCATCTGCAGACAAAAGTTAGTAGCTTGTTGTTTAACATGAGGGAAGAGACAGACCTTGCGAAgaatcttcttctcatcaagGTGCGAGAAGGAACCGAGCGTCGTGCCAGGTGCAGTAGCGAGAGCGTCGATATTGTCGACTTCGCCCTTTCGCGGATGGTCAGAGCTGTTacccatctcggcctcgacaacGTCTGCCTTTTCGTTGGGGGGAGTGTAAGAAGCCATGATGGCAGCAAAAGAAGTCAAACGTCTTCTGTCAGGATGAGATCTGGCTGTAGAGATACTGGATCTTGAATCCTTTCGAAGATGGGATCAGGGTCTTAAGTACATCTTGAATCATACCCATGTCTTGTTTTTTCCccatgtttttttttccccgCAGCCCTTGTCAACGTTTGTGCTGATCCGAGTTGATGAACAAGCGTAAGCGGCTTGAGTATCCACTGACTCGGCAAATGGAGCGGACAAGTTTGTGTTTTGCGGGGGAAGACCAGGGGACGCTTGTCTCGAACAAGAAACTCGAACAAGCGAGTTGGCGATCTTTGTCTGTGGGGATCGGATCCGAGATGAGGTTGTGCGAGTCAGGCGTGGGTGCATCGTCTTGTCGCTTGTGTCAAGGGCTGCAAGGTTGGTTCGATGATGGCTTCACGTTGCATGGGAAGTGGGTTAGTTGATCCTTCGACAAGTTGACTGTTGAGCTGGCGTTTATTGAGATGACTGGAGATCTGTTTACTATTGATCTCTTTACAATTATCTATTCTGAAAAAGCGATATAGTAGATTCTGACGAGAAACAAAGCCAAAGACCTGGCAACTCCCCAAATTGCGTCATGGACAAACAAAGGCTTTGTCTGTGAGGGCTTGCCACAACCTTGAACTGGCGAGTCACGCCTCGGTTCCGATGATCCCTGCTGGCACATGGCGGCCGCACGCTGGCAAAAACCGCTACGGAGTGCTCCGTAGTTAGTCTCAGAACCGGTTCCGGGCTTAAAATTGGAGTTTCTCTCTCTGGAGAAGCGTCCTTTACCTCTCACCTGTGTGGCGTCGTCTAAACAAtccccaagatcaaggaaaCGGGCCGTCAAAGCGAAAACCTTTGGCTGGAGGTCAGCCATCAGCTGGGAGACGCTACTGCAAAGGAGGTCATGAACTGATGGATGCATCTTTGCTGTCCCCGGGACAAGATTACCCCGGTCTTTTTCATTACCCCAGAAAGGGGATCTGCATTACCCCGCATCTTGGATTCTCATATCTTTACAAGAGAGAGGCCCGGTTCCGTTTCTCTCTGCTGTCTCATCCCCACATGAATCCTTGAGCCTGAGATTGGCCTCGCAGCAACATCCCTTCGGATCCGTCTCTCGCAGCCCCCTGTTGAAGCTCGAGTGGATCCGATCATGCCAGGCGGCCTCGTCACGCGCCGCACCCAGTTCTCCAGCTGCGACGAGTGTCGCCGATCGCGCGTTGCCTGCGACGCGGCCCAGAGCCGCAACGCCGCCGCTGGAGAAGCGCCCGCCTCTTGCACGCGCTGCCGCAACCGCCACAAATCATGTACCTTCAAGGTAACTTGCCTATGCAGCGAGAGCTTAAATCACCACGTGAGAGCATGTGCTTACCCCCGGGATAGTGGATCCAAGATGCCAAAGcgagcggcggcggcagctctAGTGGAGCGAAGCGCAAGGGACGTCGCAGGATTGCATCTCACCCCTCAAGTGACACGTCGTCGACCCAGGATAGCAGAGCTTCCGCGGGTAATGAGGGGTTTGCCCTCGGCTCTGAGCGCGGTGCTCACCGGGAGAGCCTGACAACCTCGGTGTTTTCGACTGGATCGACTCCCTTTGTTGTACCCTCGCCGACATATTCGACTATTACGGCGCAAAACACGGGCCTTCTTAGTGATGCCGACTCTAAGTGGTTGGAGACCTTGTATAGGGAAGGCTTTGAAGCTGTGTTTGGGTCATGGATGGGGAGATATAGCTGCCCTTTCTTGTGAGTGGTCTCGCCTCGGCTCTGAGTATAGTGTTGACAGTCTCAGGTTTGGGCATAACCTCGCCGACAAGTATGTCAGCATCTCGGATCTATGCTGCCATCTCGATGGATGCATGACTGATGCCGCCGCAAAAAACGGGCAGTCACCAGGGAGAGGGAGCCAGAGGTGTTGCTTGATAGAGCAATCACTTCAGAGCACCATTGCCTCATTCTCTGCACGATGGCTACCCATTAGCTCTCGAACCGCACTTTCAGACAATGATTACCGTGTACTTGTTCAAGCTCTCTGGCGGCATGCACGAAGAGACATGCTTAGAATCATCAACAGACCTTCCTATCGATCTATGCTATCGCTGCTTCTGTTTGCCCTGACTCCGATTCCAGACGGAATctcggaggaggaagaggctgatgGCATTTCGGGACAAGCTTGTGTTCACACAGCTTTGCAGCAGATCCAAACTCTGAGGGCTCGACAGAAGAATCTTCAGTTCAGTGGTTCCAAGGTCTCGCCATCACTCAAGTCACAAGGTATGGTCACAACACCAGAGTCGATCGAGACATCAGGCTTCATCAATGCCGAGAGCACTGCATACTGGGCTGCCTTGACGTTTGATACCTCGGCTTCCTTGACACTCAACTGTCGCCCACTGCTTTCTTCAGGCTTATTTGGATTCGAGTCTGAACTGCCGTGGCGGCTAGTCAGAACCTGTGCCAAAATGTTTGACGAGACTGCGCAGCATTGGAGTCGAGGAAGTTCTGATATGACGGACGAAAGGGCGAACCAAATCATCGCTGCCGCAGCATCTTGGAAGTTGTTGGGATGGAAGTTGACTGCCATCTTTAAAGAGGCTCTCCGAGATGGGCATGATGAGTCTGAAGTTCGCAAGGCCTACCTGGCTGTGGTGGACTCCATCAAGCAGTTTGGTACAGTCTATCGCCCGATGCTTGATGAGTGTCACAAGCGGATGCAGTTTCTGGGGCAGCAAACGAAGCTCCGATGGTGTAAGTGTCTTTGGCTTCCAAAAGTAGTGCATCTGTTGACTTGAACAGTTTCTCTCATGCTCCACTATCATCTTAGCATCCTGATGCTCGTCGATGTGATTGAGGTCACAGATCGTCATGACCTACTGGCTGATATAGCAGACATCAGCACAGACGCCGAGAACACTGTCATGAATACTCTGGCCTTTGGTCTGCACAACACTTTTACACTGAGGCGGCCACCGGACCCGGATACCCTTGGCCAAGAGGGAGCTCGCGAGGCAACCTTTACGGTTCCGATCGTGTCCATAGACCCCTATCCGCACCATGCTGTTGCGGGTGTGCAGCTTCTACGGAAGGCTATTGACAGAGACTTTGGGGTTGGCAAGATAACGGATGAAACGTATCAAAGCTTGCTATCCACGCTGGAGCGAACGCTGAAGCATCTTCCGCAGAGCTCCAAGTCTGTGCAAGCTGCTATTGCCAAGTTCTCTTTGGGAGCACAGGATGAAGCTGACGTGGAGAGGCGTTATTCGGCTGTGATTTTGGGTGTGCAATGAGTTGTAAGATACTGTAGTTTGCCACAAGCTAAGAACAATCTGCAAGGAGGATCAACAAGGTTATGGTTGCCACATGTTGCATTGCATCCTGATCCGAAAGCTCCAGGTGCATGTGTCTCTGAAACCAGACATCGGGGATGATGATATCATTTCAATATTGCCGTTCCGCTGTGCGGAAAGCCCTAACTAGTCCCCTCCCAAAGGAGCAAATGCTCTGCAGATTGGCCTGCAATCCTGATTGACCAAGCAAATCTCGGATCCGATGATGCTCGCACTTTGAGTGGAGATGTTTGCCACTGCGGGTCGACACATCTAGATCGGATCCGACTTGGACTATAATATTGAATGGTAACCACTTGCGGAGTTTTTTGCTTTCTTTGGACAAGTATCTCGGTTTCTTTTGTCTTCATTCTCACTTCCTATCTATCTTGAGTTTGATTATAACCTCACATTCACTGACAACATGGTTCTCTCGGTAACACCAAAGACCTCGGTCACTCTGATCGGGGCGGGCACCCAGGGCAGGCGTCTTGCATTCATGGTATGAATATCACACTCAAAGTCTTTCTAAAACTGCAGGAAATTTTCCTGAAATATTGCTAACGAGATCTCTGCAGTGGTCAAGTCGAGGAAACGACGTTCACCTCGTTGATGGCCAAGAAAGtcagctcaaggccagcCAGAAAGCCATCGACGGCTTCCGAAAAGACGCTGGAAAGAAAAATGGTCAATGGGGAAGGATCATCACACACTCACCAGAAACACTACGAGAAGCACTCAAAACAGCATGGCTTGTTGTGGAGGTGAGACAACCGCCCTGGGGACCGATAGCTGAGCTGACTTGACAGTGTGTACCTGAGCAACTTACCCTCAAGCAGAAAGTGATCGTGGAGCTGGATTCTCTGGCAGGAGAGGACACTATAATTGCTTCAAACTCTAGCAGTTACTCTTGTTCCGAGATCCTGAAGGGGATCACCCTGAAGAACGAACGCCGCTTTCTGAGCGCCCACTCTTGTAAGCGTCCACATGTCTAGTGAGTGTGAGATTGCTAACTATGGAAATCTGTAAAGATTGGCCTCCTGAGACTCCAGGTGAGAAATTTGATCTTTCCCTTGAATGCCAACTTTGATTAACACGCTTACAGAGATTGAAATCATGGGTCATGAAACTACCAATCCCGCTTACATCCCCCTGATGATGGAGCAATGCAAGGCACATGGTTTTTCTCCCTTCGAAGTCAAGAGCCCATCCATGGGCTATATCTACAACCGGTAAGCTGAAACACAGCATTTTCCAAATGTATATAGACTGACCTTTTTGTCGTAGTATTTGGGCGGCCATCAAGAGGGAAGCCCTACTCGCGGCATCAGAAGGTGTTGCAACTCCAGAAGAAATCGACGCCATGTTCAAGGGGGTTCTCAAGACGCCAAAGGGTCCATTCGAGCAGATGGACGTGGTTGGCCTGGATGTGGTTCTGGATATCGAGCAGCACTATGCTGATGCCCGGGGAGACATTCCTAGCGCACCTCGTGAGTATCTTCAAACGTTCCTCCAGAACGGCCATCTGGGGGTAAAAAGCGGTCGCGGTTTCTATGATTACGGGTCATCTTAGAGGAGTTTGGTATTGAAAGGGAGATATTGGTAGAGCTATTCAGGCGTTGAGGGTCTCTTGTTAGGTGGCCACGTTTTGCAGGTCATGGAAGGCTTAAACATCTATATGAGTAGAATAGATGGGGTTTTCTCAACAAGGGACATCTATCTGTTTTCCTTCATGCTTGTGATGTGCATACAAACATCTAGCTCACTCCCCAGGCCCCAAGAACATTCCGCTTACCCTCGCCTCTTTTCTTCAAACTTCCAGCCTCCAACTGCTTCACTCTATTCACGAGAAGCCCAACGCAGATAGGTCCAATGACTGTGCAGAGAGAGATGGCCCAAGTCACGATAAGGAACAGCTCTGAGGGCTGACCATTTGGCGGGCGGCCAAATACCCCTTTGCTCTCTGCCAGTGCAGCAATCAGAAATCCAATCTCTCCTCGAGCAACCATGCCGAGACCGACGATGCATGCTGGATACAGAGACACTGCCTTTTCAGGCTTCGGTGTTGAATTGCGAAGTTCAGGAGAAACGGGACGCGCACTTGTATCGCCCAGTGCTCCCAGAGGCACGGCCTCTCGCTCCTCTGTCGGATCCGATGTCGTTGCTCTATCCTGACGGGCTAAGTCGGGGTCTGCGCACTGTGCTCCAGGGACAAGGGGCTTTGGATTTTGCTTGCACATGACGGCAAGCCTCTGCGCGATCTTTTGGAAGGGTCGGAGGGGGTTTGCAAAGGAAACCAACCAGATGCCACAGGCTAGCTTGCTAATAGTCATGAGAATTGTGTATATGATACCTCGCCACGCTATAGGCCCGGAAAACAGTCTAGTGATGGGGACAGAAAAGCCGATGGATGCCTGTGCTGGTTAGCAGTTGTCCTCGAAGTTGGTCTTTAAGTACACACAAAGAAGAAAGGCTTCAAGATATGCTCGACGGCAGTCTTGTAGTAGCGCTCATAGACGTCCATGCCGGATCCGCCGCCCATCGCTAGGGGTAAGCTTGTTTGCTCCGAGATTGCGGGGGCCGCTTGATCCGTGGTGGTATTATCACTGCTCTGATTTCTCTCTTCTGTGATCTCAGCTCCGGGAGAAGTGCTTGGTACTCGTTCTGGAACGTGAAGAACCTCAGAGTCCCACCAACTAATGGTTGCACCAGCGATGTATGCCGCTAGGAGGCTCGAGGTGCCTGCAAAGGTGGCACCCacgacaagaccaagaaggagggctgTGTGGATGACAAAGGCAGTCTGTCTCAGCCTGAGTAGCTGGGCTACCTTTCCAGAGGGGTGTGCCTCACGGAAAGTGTTGAGCTTGGCAGTGACAGACATCACCACGAATCTGCCAAGGAGGGGCATAAGAGCCGCAAAGGCGAGGGATACCATGACGGGTCTGACAACAGTGATGGCATCAAACGAGTCTCCTCCCAGATTCGAAATGACCTGAACCATAATGAGACCTAccacatcatccatcatggcggCACTTGTCAAGACGACGCCAAGCCTTGTTGTTGAGAGGCCACTGGTGCCTAGGATGGTGAATGTGGTGCCCAGGCTTGTTGAGCAGAGAGCAGCGCCTGCAGCAAAAGCCTGCAGTAGAGATGCATTGAACATGGACTTTAAAGCGAAGGATAAACCGATGGGTAAAAGAATACCGGTTATGGCAACGCCAGAGGAGAGACCAATATTGGCCTTTAGTGATTTGAACGAGGTTGCTAAACCACCTACTCAGCGTTAGCAGACAAGCCGTAAATTCATTGCCTAGCTCCTACCCTCATAGA contains these protein-coding regions:
- a CDS encoding MFS domain-containing protein: MASYTPPNEKADVVEAEMGNSSDHPRKGEVDNIDALATAPGTTLGSFSHLDEKKILRKMDMRLIPMLALLYLLSFLDRGNIGNAKIEGLQEDLNMTPDQYNWCLTVFFFTYAAFEVPSNLLLKKLRPSVWLPTIMVAWGVVMTLMGIVKNYHGLLVARIFLGLTEAGLFPGVAYYLTMWYCRHEIQFRQALFFSAASIAGAFSGLLAFAIAKMDGVGGLEGWRWIFILEGMVTVLVALWAFYALYDFPETAKFLTEEERAFVVFRLKYQGQRQATSEEEGTHTRVAQTDEFRWEYVWSAFKDWQIWVNIFVYWGIVCPLYGISLFLPTIIRNLGYTSSHSQLMTVPIYITAAILAVIVAWTSDRVGKRSPFIVVFLCIMIVGFSMCISTSNPKVVYGGVFIAACAIYPAFPGVITWLANNLAGSYKRSVGMAIQIGVGNLGGAMAANFYRQKDGPRYILGHGLELGFISAGIIAALILIVGYDRINKSRERKMARGEHNQYSPEELSAKGDKALTWRYMH
- a CDS encoding Zn(2)-C6 fungal-type domain-containing protein, encoding MPGGLVTRRTQFSSCDECRRSRVACDAAQSRNAAAGEAPASCTRCRNRHKSCTFKWIQDAKASGGGSSSGAKRKGRRRIASHPSSDTSSTQDSRASAGNEGFALGSERGAHRESLTTSVFSTGSTPFVVPSPTYSTITAQNTGLLSDADSKWLETLYREGFEAVFGSWMGRYSCPFLFGHNLADKYVSISDLCCHLDGCMTDAAAKNGQSPGRGSQRCCLIEQSLQSTIASFSARWLPISSRTALSDNDYRVLVQALWRHARRDMLRIINRPSYRSMLSLLLFALTPIPDGISEEEEADGISGQACVHTALQQIQTLRARQKNLQFSGSKVSPSLKSQGMVTTPESIETSGFINAESTAYWAALTFDTSASLTLNCRPLLSSGLFGFESELPWRLVRTCAKMFDETAQHWSRGSSDMTDERANQIIAAAASWKLLGWKLTAIFKEALRDGHDESEVRKAYLAVVDSIKQFGTVYRPMLDECHKRMQFLGQQTKLRWFSLMLHYHLSILMLVDVIEVTDRHDLLADIADISTDAENTVMNTLAFGLHNTFTLRRPPDPDTLGQEGAREATFTVPIVSIDPYPHHAVAGVQLLRKAIDRDFGVGKITDETYQSLLSTLERTLKHLPQSSKSVQAAIAKFSLGAQDEADVERRYSAVILGVQ
- a CDS encoding Na-H-Exchanger domain-containing protein, with the translated sequence MESSLSYHEPSITVISILSGFLLLLNLLNYGLDKIAYCGLIGQVALGIAWGTPGAKWLSREVEDAVMQLGYLGLILIVYEGGLATSFKSLKANIGLSSGVAITGILLPIGLSFALKSMFNASLLQAFAAGAALCSTSLGTTFTILGTSGLSTTRLGVVLTSAAMMDDVVGLIMVQVISNLGGDSFDAITVVRPVMVSLAFAALMPLLGRFVVMSVTAKLNTFREAHPSGKVAQLLRLRQTAFVIHTALLLGLVVGATFAGTSSLLAAYIAGATISWWDSEVLHVPERVPSTSPGAEITEERNQSSDNTTTDQAAPAISEQTSLPLAMGGGSGMDVYERYYKTAVEHILKPFFFASIGFSVPITRLFSGPIAWRGIIYTILMTISKLACGIWLVSFANPLRPFQKIAQRLAVMCKQNPKPLVPGAQCADPDLARQDRATTSDPTEEREAVPLGALGDTSARPVSPELRNSTPKPEKAVSLYPACIVGLGMVARGEIGFLIAALAESKGVFGRPPNGQPSELFLIVTWAISLCTVIGPICVGLLVNRVKQLEAGSLKKRGEGKRNVLGAWGVS